The following coding sequences lie in one Arachis stenosperma cultivar V10309 chromosome 5, arast.V10309.gnm1.PFL2, whole genome shotgun sequence genomic window:
- the LOC130983141 gene encoding peroxisome biogenesis protein 3-2-like isoform X2 — protein MLSVRDLWRRHRRKVFISVGVLGSGYLLYKLYGAHRRRLDALERELAIQRESEELMKVQMQAHFENIQTISDVMTLPHAMHNLSCRVAEELDLSQLLERLLQGKGQPNTLTQSEKLNLWERLKILSFTRMALSVWATTMLSLYTKVQVNILGRHLYIDTARRFESSSTTVTAQIPEKGGTFVTNRERESGDLVDKEDQQKFLGTVDFLCQHGMPPLISDMEAATQEALKGKQLSHFFNSTALHETIMQILIIFMSQGSPHSWIKYVMPEDSATSRIDDPAPSDVTEFEQLMMEARAVLLSAEFGSIIEICMKVVVNAVVEQMGAKFRGGSIATGLPLARVLPQVAQMCPLLLEEPSKNQFIRIIKCIPEVEPFFTRLYANMPSAY, from the exons ATGCTTTCCGTCAG GGATTTGTGGAGGCGCCATAGGAGGAAGGTTTTCATTTCAGTTGGTGTTTTAGGAAGTGGGTATCTTTTGTATAAGCTTTATGGTGCTCACAGGCGCAGGCTCGATGCACTTGAGAGAGAACTCGCAATTCAAAGGGAAAGTGAGGAGCTCATGAAGGTTCA AATGCAAGCTCACTTTGAGAATATTCAGACGATTTCGGATGTAATGACACTGCCTCATGCTATGCACAACTTAAGCTGTCGCGTAGCAGAAGAGTTGGATCTTTCTCAGCTTCTTGAGAGACTCCTACAAGGGAAGGGTCAACCAAACACTTTAACGCAATCAGAGAAACTAAATTTATGGGAGAGACTCAAAATTCTAA GTTTTACAAGAATGGCGTTGTCAGTATGGgccacaacaatgcttagtttATATACGAAGGTTCAAGTAAATATTCTAGGAAGGCATCTATATATTGATACTGCACGAAGATTTGAAAGCTCTAGCACAACA GTGACAGCACAAATTCCTGAGAAAGGTGGAACATTTGTGACTAATAGAGAGCGA GAAAGTGGAGATCTGGTTGATAAAGAAGACCAGCAGAAATTTCTAGGAACTGTTGATTTTCTCTGTCAACATGGCATGCCTCCCTTGATTTCAGATATGGAGGCGGCAACGCAAGAAGCTCTCAAAGG AAAGCAGCTGAGCCATTTCTTCAACAGTACAGCACTACATGAAACAATAATGCAGATACTCATCATATTCATGAGCCAAGGGAGTCCACACTCCTGGATAAAGTATGTGATGCCCGAGGATTCTGCAACTTCCAGAATTGATGATCCAGCTCCTTCTGATGTGACGGAATTTGAACAACTTATGATGGAAGCGCGAGCAGTGTTATTAAG TGCTGAATTTGGGAGCATTATAGAGATATGTATGAAAGTGGTGGTGAATGCAGTGGTGGAGCAGATGGGAGCTAAATTTAGAGGAGGAAGTATAGCAACGGGGCTGCCTCTGGCGAGAGTCTTGCCTCAAGTTGCACAGATGTGCCCTTTGCTCCTTGAAGAACCCAGCAAGAATCAGTTCATCAGAATCATTAAATGTATACCAGAGGTTGAACCATTTTTCACTCGCCTCTATGCAAATATGCCAAGTGCATATTGA
- the LOC130983141 gene encoding peroxisome biogenesis protein 3-2-like isoform X1 — translation MLSVRDLWRRHRRKVFISVGVLGSGYLLYKLYGAHRRRLDALERELAIQRESEELMKVQMQAHFENIQTISDVMTLPHAMHNLSCRVAEELDLSQLLERLLQGKGQPNTLTQSEKLNLWERLKILSFTRMALSVWATTMLSLYTKVQVNILGRHLYIDTARRFESSSTTEFKGNQISRFIGPLLNGVQVTAQIPEKGGTFVTNRERESGDLVDKEDQQKFLGTVDFLCQHGMPPLISDMEAATQEALKGKQLSHFFNSTALHETIMQILIIFMSQGSPHSWIKYVMPEDSATSRIDDPAPSDVTEFEQLMMEARAVLLSAEFGSIIEICMKVVVNAVVEQMGAKFRGGSIATGLPLARVLPQVAQMCPLLLEEPSKNQFIRIIKCIPEVEPFFTRLYANMPSAY, via the exons ATGCTTTCCGTCAG GGATTTGTGGAGGCGCCATAGGAGGAAGGTTTTCATTTCAGTTGGTGTTTTAGGAAGTGGGTATCTTTTGTATAAGCTTTATGGTGCTCACAGGCGCAGGCTCGATGCACTTGAGAGAGAACTCGCAATTCAAAGGGAAAGTGAGGAGCTCATGAAGGTTCA AATGCAAGCTCACTTTGAGAATATTCAGACGATTTCGGATGTAATGACACTGCCTCATGCTATGCACAACTTAAGCTGTCGCGTAGCAGAAGAGTTGGATCTTTCTCAGCTTCTTGAGAGACTCCTACAAGGGAAGGGTCAACCAAACACTTTAACGCAATCAGAGAAACTAAATTTATGGGAGAGACTCAAAATTCTAA GTTTTACAAGAATGGCGTTGTCAGTATGGgccacaacaatgcttagtttATATACGAAGGTTCAAGTAAATATTCTAGGAAGGCATCTATATATTGATACTGCACGAAGATTTGAAAGCTCTAGCACAACA GAGTTTAAAGGAAACCAGATATCACGCTTTATAGGTCCTCTCCTGAATGGAGTGCAGGTGACAGCACAAATTCCTGAGAAAGGTGGAACATTTGTGACTAATAGAGAGCGA GAAAGTGGAGATCTGGTTGATAAAGAAGACCAGCAGAAATTTCTAGGAACTGTTGATTTTCTCTGTCAACATGGCATGCCTCCCTTGATTTCAGATATGGAGGCGGCAACGCAAGAAGCTCTCAAAGG AAAGCAGCTGAGCCATTTCTTCAACAGTACAGCACTACATGAAACAATAATGCAGATACTCATCATATTCATGAGCCAAGGGAGTCCACACTCCTGGATAAAGTATGTGATGCCCGAGGATTCTGCAACTTCCAGAATTGATGATCCAGCTCCTTCTGATGTGACGGAATTTGAACAACTTATGATGGAAGCGCGAGCAGTGTTATTAAG TGCTGAATTTGGGAGCATTATAGAGATATGTATGAAAGTGGTGGTGAATGCAGTGGTGGAGCAGATGGGAGCTAAATTTAGAGGAGGAAGTATAGCAACGGGGCTGCCTCTGGCGAGAGTCTTGCCTCAAGTTGCACAGATGTGCCCTTTGCTCCTTGAAGAACCCAGCAAGAATCAGTTCATCAGAATCATTAAATGTATACCAGAGGTTGAACCATTTTTCACTCGCCTCTATGCAAATATGCCAAGTGCATATTGA
- the LOC130983141 gene encoding peroxisome biogenesis protein 3-2-like isoform X3 produces MLSVRDLWRRHRRKVFISVGVLGSGYLLYKLYGAHRRRLDALERELAIQRESEELMKVQMQAHFENIQTISDVMTLPHAMHNLSCRVAEELDLSQLLERLLQGKGQPNTLTQSEKLNLWERLKILSFTRMALSVWATTMLSLYTKVQVNILGRHLYIDTARRFESSSTTESGDLVDKEDQQKFLGTVDFLCQHGMPPLISDMEAATQEALKGKQLSHFFNSTALHETIMQILIIFMSQGSPHSWIKYVMPEDSATSRIDDPAPSDVTEFEQLMMEARAVLLSAEFGSIIEICMKVVVNAVVEQMGAKFRGGSIATGLPLARVLPQVAQMCPLLLEEPSKNQFIRIIKCIPEVEPFFTRLYANMPSAY; encoded by the exons ATGCTTTCCGTCAG GGATTTGTGGAGGCGCCATAGGAGGAAGGTTTTCATTTCAGTTGGTGTTTTAGGAAGTGGGTATCTTTTGTATAAGCTTTATGGTGCTCACAGGCGCAGGCTCGATGCACTTGAGAGAGAACTCGCAATTCAAAGGGAAAGTGAGGAGCTCATGAAGGTTCA AATGCAAGCTCACTTTGAGAATATTCAGACGATTTCGGATGTAATGACACTGCCTCATGCTATGCACAACTTAAGCTGTCGCGTAGCAGAAGAGTTGGATCTTTCTCAGCTTCTTGAGAGACTCCTACAAGGGAAGGGTCAACCAAACACTTTAACGCAATCAGAGAAACTAAATTTATGGGAGAGACTCAAAATTCTAA GTTTTACAAGAATGGCGTTGTCAGTATGGgccacaacaatgcttagtttATATACGAAGGTTCAAGTAAATATTCTAGGAAGGCATCTATATATTGATACTGCACGAAGATTTGAAAGCTCTAGCACAACA GAAAGTGGAGATCTGGTTGATAAAGAAGACCAGCAGAAATTTCTAGGAACTGTTGATTTTCTCTGTCAACATGGCATGCCTCCCTTGATTTCAGATATGGAGGCGGCAACGCAAGAAGCTCTCAAAGG AAAGCAGCTGAGCCATTTCTTCAACAGTACAGCACTACATGAAACAATAATGCAGATACTCATCATATTCATGAGCCAAGGGAGTCCACACTCCTGGATAAAGTATGTGATGCCCGAGGATTCTGCAACTTCCAGAATTGATGATCCAGCTCCTTCTGATGTGACGGAATTTGAACAACTTATGATGGAAGCGCGAGCAGTGTTATTAAG TGCTGAATTTGGGAGCATTATAGAGATATGTATGAAAGTGGTGGTGAATGCAGTGGTGGAGCAGATGGGAGCTAAATTTAGAGGAGGAAGTATAGCAACGGGGCTGCCTCTGGCGAGAGTCTTGCCTCAAGTTGCACAGATGTGCCCTTTGCTCCTTGAAGAACCCAGCAAGAATCAGTTCATCAGAATCATTAAATGTATACCAGAGGTTGAACCATTTTTCACTCGCCTCTATGCAAATATGCCAAGTGCATATTGA
- the LOC130982357 gene encoding pre-mRNA-splicing factor SPF27 homolog gives MADGGNGDIPMLEAPPSYGRQTCSSIDALPYIDSDYADPRVKAEVDRLVEEEMRHSTKKPADFLNDLPPLPTFNFQEYPMLGREYERVRAGRPPVALDRSRYELETPAVSKSNDETAWKQALQRSQRLLQYQITRMENLDLLLKYGPDAWKQHNNRLEVYLTRMQKLAQELNEKIEKVNRERKYHQQNTAYELDALSMQWKDLCQKNIAIQTACASLEARIIELETEAAERGWNLDAITENGTLAQFRSMTLAP, from the exons ATGGCTGACGGAGGCAATGGCGACATACCGATGCTGGAAGCTCCACCTTCTTATGGGCGCCAAACATGTTCTTCCATCGATGCTTTACCTTACATCGACTCGGACTACGCCGACCCCAGAGTGAAGGCGGAGGTTGACCGTTTAGTGGAGGAGGAAATGCGCCACAGTACCAAGAAGCCCGCCGACTTCCTCAACGACTTGCCCCCTCTTCCCACCTTCAATTTTCAG GAGTACCCAATGCTTGGTAGAGAGTACGAGCGTGTAAGAGCTGGAAGGCCTCCCGTTGCTCTTGATCGGTCTCGTTATGAATTGGAAACGCCAGCTGTCAGTAAGAGTAACGATGAAACTGCTTGGAAGCAAGCACTTCAGAGATCTCAGCGCCTTCTGCAATATCAGATTACCAG GATGGAAAATCTTGATTTGTTGTTAAAGTATGGACCTGATGCTTGGAAACAACACAACAATCGATTGGAAGTATATTTGACAAG AATGCAGAAATTAGCTCAGGAACTAAATGAAAAGATTGAGAAAGTAAATCGTGAAAGAAAATATCATCAG CAAAATACGGCATACGAACTCGATGCTTTGTCAATGCAGTGGAAGGATCTGTGTCAGAAAAATATAGCAATACAAACTGCGTGTGCTTCACTTGAAGCTCGCATAATAGAATTGGAGACAGAAGCAGCAGAAAG AGGTTGGAACTTGGACGCCATCACGGAAAATGGGACCCTTGCTCAATTCAGAAGTATGACATTAGCACCTTga
- the LOC130982377 gene encoding xyloglucan O-acetyltransferase 1-like, with protein MKKMGATTTPLFKDHYSISIISLTKRLLPWTFFALFSIAFVHLYFYPFLPFTTTPSPKTDDFSHSSYPFLHASLPSSSPSPLSSEKEKVYEEKSCDYSNGKWVRDKRGPLYNDTNCGMMKEGRNCKTHGRPDSEYLYWRWKPSECNLPTFDPNIFLQLVRNKHIAFVGDSLARNQLESLLCMISTISTPKVVHQNGDGQGKFGQWHFASHNSTISLYWSPFLVQCVEKSSTRPNNLLYLERVDEKWDRHMDQLDTIVLSIGHWFLLPAIYYENGSILGCHYCPGLNHTEIGFYDVLRKALRTTFNSIIERKLRGKGKNGIIDVVVTTFSPHHFEGDWDKAGACPKTMPYEKGEKKLEGMDAEMRKIEIEEVEIANNKAKSEFNEFGRLIRLEALDVTELALLRPDGHPGPYMNPFPFASGVQEHVQNDCVHWCLPGPIDTWNEILMQIMRKWKK; from the exons ATGAAAAAAATGGGAGCTACTACAACTCCATTATTCAAGGATCATTATTCCATTTCAATTATCTCACTCACAAAGAGGCTTCTTCCTTGGACTTTCTTTGCTCTTTTTTCCATAGCTTTTGTTCATTTGTACTTCTATCCTTTTCTACCTTTTACTACTACTCCATCACCAAAAACTGATGACTTCTCCCACTCCTCCTACCCTTTTCTTCATGCttctctcccttcttcttcaccttctCCTTTGTCTTCAG AAAAGGAAAAAGTTTATGAAGAAAAATCATGTGATTACTCTAATGGCAAATGGGTCCGTGACAAGAGAGGACCTTTGTACAATGACACAAATTGTGGCATGATGAAAGAAGGTAGAAATTGCAAAACACATGGAAGACCTGACTCAGAGTACCTTTATTGGCGATGGAAGCCAAGTGAATGCAACCTTCCAACGTTTGACCCCAACATTTTTCTCCAACTTGTTAGGAACAAGCACATTGCTTTCGTTGGTGACTCTCTTGCTAGGAACCAATTAGAGTCATTACTATGCATGATATCCACTATTTCAACTCCAAAAGTTGTGCACCAAAATGGTGATGGTCAAGGTAAATTTGGTCAATGGCACTTTGCTTCACACAATTCAACCATATCATTGTATTGGTCTCCATTTCTTGTTCAATGTGTTGAGAAATCAAGCACAAGGCCCAATAATTTGTTGTATTTGGAGCGTGTTGATGAGAAATGGGATAGGCATATGGATCAGCTGGACACGATTGTGTTATCAATTGGGCATTGGTTTTTGCTTCCAGCAATTTACTATGAAAATGGTTCAATTCTAGGTTGTCATTACTGTCCTGGTCTTAATCACACAGAGATTGGATTTTATGATGTGTTAAGGAAGGCTTTGAGGACTACATTTAATAGCATAATTGAGAGGAAATTAAGAGGTAAGGGCAAAAATGGAATTATCGATGTGGTTGTGACAACATTTTCACCCCATCATTTTGAAGGTGATTGGGATAAGGCTGGTGCATGTCCAAAAACTATGCCTTATGAGAAGGGGGAGAAGAAACTTGAAGGAATGGATGCTGAGATGAGGAAGATTGAGATTGAAGAAGTGGAAATTGCTAATAATAAGGCCAAATCCGAATTTAATGAATTTGGAAGGCTTATTAGGTTAGAGGCATTAGATGTAACGGAATTAGCATTGTTGAGACCTGATGGGCACCCTGGTCCTTACATGAATCCTTTTCCATTTGCCAGTGGAGTTCAAGAACATGTGCAAAATGATTGTGTTCATTGGTGTTTGCCAGGGCCTATAGACACGTGGAATGAGATTTTGATGCAGATCATgagaaaatggaagaaataG
- the LOC130980646 gene encoding uncharacterized protein LOC130980646 — protein MSLSSFRSFVPIWHHRAPNHRSLGLFDVTQRMRLPPPLKCSAAEPDQETKVFLFLWLGWWRMAWLRRLVCNWPQRRCCFWDWNTYIYSEPLWAMVQHHFLILAKGQKVNLNLTSFHTSLRLLCEAFDTYPRTYDNVYVLDFKTLPRQWGGKSH, from the exons ATGTCCCTATCATCTTTTCGTTCCTTTGTACCCATTTGGCACCACCGTGCTCCCAACCACCGGAGCTTGGGCCTCTTTGACGTCACGCAGCGTATGAGGTTGCCGCCGCCTCTCAAATGCTCCGCCGCAGAACCCGACCAGGAAACCAAG GTGTTCCTCTTCCTTTGGTTGGGATGGTGGCGTATGGCTTGGTTGCGGCGCTTGGTCTGCAATTGGCCACAAAGAAGATGTTGCTTTTGGGATTG GAATACATACATTTATTCTGAACCATTATGGGCAATGGTCCAGCACCATTTTCTGATATTGGCAAAAGGACAAAAGGTAAACCTGAACTTAACTTCATTCCACACATCTTTAAGATTATT gtGTGAAGCATTTGACACCTACCCAAGAACCTATGATAATGTTTATGTGTTGGATTTCAAGACATTGCCAAGGCAATGGGGTGGCAAGTCACATTGA